From a single Bufo bufo chromosome 9, aBufBuf1.1, whole genome shotgun sequence genomic region:
- the C8A gene encoding complement component C8 alpha chain isoform X3 → MCRGDGAKRGRRISRQHRYRALAQPAKYDGRICIGNLWESMICKSSEKCVPDNKCGNDFQCEETGRCIKRQLVCNGEADCRDESDERDCEPQEDERFCRQLFPIPGAERAVRGFNILTQEEAQNVLDHRYFGGQCEYVYNGEWRELRYDPTCEQMYYAADEKYFRKPYNFHVYQFLARADTGMSYEVYDDSKDLLDAIRKESSSALGFSFNIKAAESPVGVEFGINSESKSDFLKNISSYTEKNLQFVRFLTEVQTARFRIRRNSLVLDEDMLMSLMELPDTYSYGLYARFITDYGTHFVTSGTMGGIMDNVLVLDKEVMKKQDVTYSMLYDCFGGYISGTGVSDDGQVEGSFKIQAKNCERLESKFTERHGSESVIKDIITHIKGGDTGSAGGLLNVIRGDTYRFWGRSLKYNPAVINFELQPIHEGLQLTGLSGIEMRRQNLKRAYDDFLSEFNSCRCGPCHNNGEPILNNNVCSCLCPAGYEGPSCEQTSRPDIKAKGGWSCWSSWSTCQSGKRQRTRSCNNPPPKNGGSRCLGRSVQTESC, encoded by the exons cacaggtaCCGGGCCCTGGCACAGCCGGCCAAATACGACGGAAGGATCTGCATCGGGAATCTGTGGGAGTCAATGATCTGCAAATCCTCCGAGAAATGTGTCCCGGACAATAAGTGCGGAAACGATTTTCAGTGTGAGGAAACTG GTCGCTGTATAAAGAGACAGCTGGTTTGCAATGGAGAGGCAGACTGCAGGGATGAGTCCGACGAGAGGGACTGCGAGCCCCAGGAAGATGAGAGGTTCTGCAGGCAGCTGTTTCCAATACCCGGAGCTGAGAGAGCTGTCAGAGG GTTTAACATCCTGACGCAGGAAGAAGCGCAGAATGTCCTGGATCACAGATACTTTGGAGGTCAATGTGAATACGTCTATAACGGTGAATGGAGGGAACTGAGATACGACCCGACCTGTGAGCAGATGTATTACGCCGCCGATGAGAAGTACTTCAGAAAACCCTACAACTTCCATGTCTATCAGTTCCTT GCCCGGGCAGACACTGGGATGTCTTATGAGGTGTACGACGACTCCAAGGATCTGCTCGATGCTATAAGGAAAGAAAGTTCCTCTGCCTTAGGGTTCAGCTTCAATATAAAAGCCGCAGAGAGTCCGGTGGGAGTAGAGTTCGGAATCAACTCCGAGAGTAAAAGTGATTTCCTGAAAAATATATCTTCATATACTGAAAAG AACCTGCAGTTTGTTCGATTTCTCACTGAGGTTCAGACGGCTCGTTTCCGGATAAGAAGGAATTCTCTGGTGTTGGATGAGGACATGTTAATGTCACTGATGGAGCTTCCTGATACTTACAGCTACGGCCTCTATGCCAGGTTCATTACTGACTATGGCACTCACTTTGTCACCTCTGGCACCATGGGTGGCATCATGGACAACGTCCTTGTATTGGATAAAGAAGTCATGAAAAAACAAG ATGTTACGTATTCCATGTTGTATGACTGTTTTGGCGGCTATATTAGTGGAACCGGCGTATCTGATGATGGACAAGTCGAGGGATCATTTAAGATACAAGCGAAAAACTGTGAAAGACTTGAAAGCAAATTTACTG aacgtCATGGAAGCGAGAGTGTAATAAAGGATATCATCACTCATATAAAAGGAGGAGACACAGGATCAGCCGGGGGGCTGCTTAATGTAATCAGGGGCGACACCTATCGCTTTTGGGGAAGATCCCTGAAATATAATCCAGCTGTGATTAATTTTGAG CTCCAGCCGATACACGAAGGTCTGCAGTTAACAGGTCTGTCTGGGATTGAGATGAGGAGGCAGAACCTGAAAAGAGCCTACGACGACTTCCTGAGCGAGTTTAACTCGTGCCGCTGTGGCCCCTGTCACAATAACGGGGAGCCCATATTAAACAATAATGTGTGCAGCTGCCTGTGTCCTGCGGGGTACGAGGGCCCATCATGTGAGCAGACATCACGACCAG ATATAAAAGCAAAAGGAGGCTGGAGCTGCTGGTCCTCATGGTCCACCTGTCAATCTGGAAAGCGTCAAAGGACAAGGTCTTGCAACAATCCACCTCCTAAAAATGGTGGCAGTCGATGCCTGGGGAGAAGCGTCCAGACTGAGTCCTGTTAA
- the C8A gene encoding complement component C8 alpha chain isoform X2, producing the protein MPGNVCSANHCLNVIFYIFFIYFSRFARSSGSAPAPVDCQLGQWSQWSPCFPCQGTKHRYRALAQPAKYDGRICIGNLWESMICKSSEKCVPDNKCGNDFQCEETGRCIKRQLVCNGEADCRDESDERDCEPQEDERFCRQLFPIPGAERAVRGFNILTQEEAQNVLDHRYFGGQCEYVYNGEWRELRYDPTCEQMYYAADEKYFRKPYNFHVYQFLARADTGMSYEVYDDSKDLLDAIRKESSSALGFSFNIKAAESPVGVEFGINSESKSDFLKNISSYTEKNLQFVRFLTEVQTARFRIRRNSLVLDEDMLMSLMELPDTYSYGLYARFITDYGTHFVTSGTMGGIMDNVLVLDKEVMKKQDVTYSMLYDCFGGYISGTGVSDDGQVEGSFKIQAKNCERLESKFTERHGSESVIKDIITHIKGGDTGSAGGLLNVIRGDTYRFWGRSLKYNPAVINFELQPIHEGLQLTGLSGIEMRRQNLKRAYDDFLSEFNSCRCGPCHNNGEPILNNNVCSCLCPAGYEGPSCEQTSRPDIKAKGGWSCWSSWSTCQSGKRQRTRSCNNPPPKNGGSRCLGRSVQTESC; encoded by the exons cacaggtaCCGGGCCCTGGCACAGCCGGCCAAATACGACGGAAGGATCTGCATCGGGAATCTGTGGGAGTCAATGATCTGCAAATCCTCCGAGAAATGTGTCCCGGACAATAAGTGCGGAAACGATTTTCAGTGTGAGGAAACTG GTCGCTGTATAAAGAGACAGCTGGTTTGCAATGGAGAGGCAGACTGCAGGGATGAGTCCGACGAGAGGGACTGCGAGCCCCAGGAAGATGAGAGGTTCTGCAGGCAGCTGTTTCCAATACCCGGAGCTGAGAGAGCTGTCAGAGG GTTTAACATCCTGACGCAGGAAGAAGCGCAGAATGTCCTGGATCACAGATACTTTGGAGGTCAATGTGAATACGTCTATAACGGTGAATGGAGGGAACTGAGATACGACCCGACCTGTGAGCAGATGTATTACGCCGCCGATGAGAAGTACTTCAGAAAACCCTACAACTTCCATGTCTATCAGTTCCTT GCCCGGGCAGACACTGGGATGTCTTATGAGGTGTACGACGACTCCAAGGATCTGCTCGATGCTATAAGGAAAGAAAGTTCCTCTGCCTTAGGGTTCAGCTTCAATATAAAAGCCGCAGAGAGTCCGGTGGGAGTAGAGTTCGGAATCAACTCCGAGAGTAAAAGTGATTTCCTGAAAAATATATCTTCATATACTGAAAAG AACCTGCAGTTTGTTCGATTTCTCACTGAGGTTCAGACGGCTCGTTTCCGGATAAGAAGGAATTCTCTGGTGTTGGATGAGGACATGTTAATGTCACTGATGGAGCTTCCTGATACTTACAGCTACGGCCTCTATGCCAGGTTCATTACTGACTATGGCACTCACTTTGTCACCTCTGGCACCATGGGTGGCATCATGGACAACGTCCTTGTATTGGATAAAGAAGTCATGAAAAAACAAG ATGTTACGTATTCCATGTTGTATGACTGTTTTGGCGGCTATATTAGTGGAACCGGCGTATCTGATGATGGACAAGTCGAGGGATCATTTAAGATACAAGCGAAAAACTGTGAAAGACTTGAAAGCAAATTTACTG aacgtCATGGAAGCGAGAGTGTAATAAAGGATATCATCACTCATATAAAAGGAGGAGACACAGGATCAGCCGGGGGGCTGCTTAATGTAATCAGGGGCGACACCTATCGCTTTTGGGGAAGATCCCTGAAATATAATCCAGCTGTGATTAATTTTGAG CTCCAGCCGATACACGAAGGTCTGCAGTTAACAGGTCTGTCTGGGATTGAGATGAGGAGGCAGAACCTGAAAAGAGCCTACGACGACTTCCTGAGCGAGTTTAACTCGTGCCGCTGTGGCCCCTGTCACAATAACGGGGAGCCCATATTAAACAATAATGTGTGCAGCTGCCTGTGTCCTGCGGGGTACGAGGGCCCATCATGTGAGCAGACATCACGACCAG ATATAAAAGCAAAAGGAGGCTGGAGCTGCTGGTCCTCATGGTCCACCTGTCAATCTGGAAAGCGTCAAAGGACAAGGTCTTGCAACAATCCACCTCCTAAAAATGGTGGCAGTCGATGCCTGGGGAGAAGCGTCCAGACTGAGTCCTGTTAA